In Actinomycetota bacterium, the sequence TCGAGGGTGGCGCGGTCGCCGACGACGATGCTGGAATGGGCACTTGGCCGACGACTTCCGACCGCTGACCGAGGGCCTCGAGGCCGTGATGCGCTCGTTGCGCGGCGGCGACCGGCGTACCACCGCGACGGTGTTCGGCAGGTGGGCCGAGCTGGTCGGCGACCAGATCGCGGGGCACGCCCGCCCGGTGAAGCTCGACGAAGGACGCCTGGTGGTCGACGTCGACGAACCGGGTTGGGCCACCCAGCTGCGCTTCATGGAGCACGACCTGATCGCCCGGTTGCGCGGCGAGGGAGGCCTGGCGGTGGACTCGCTCGACGTACGCGTCCGGCGCCGCTGAGCCGGCGCCCGGGGCGGCGTTCCGATCGTCTCTCGAGGGCCGCGATCCCGGGGCGATGCCACACCCCGCTGGTAGGATTCAGGCATCGTGGTTCTCGCTGCCGTGGCTGTGTCCCGAGCGTTCGCCCCCACCGTCGCGGCCGGGGCGTTCCGTGTCCGGCCGCCCAGTGCCCCCACCGCCGAGCTTCTGCCGTCGCGATCCAAACCAGCCCATCGAGGTGTGTGTGTCCACTGATCACCGCAAGCCCTCCGCCGACTACGGCGCGAAGGACATCCAGGTCCTCGAGGGCCTCGATCCGGTGCGCAAGCGGCCGGGGATGTACATCGGATCCACGGGCCTCGCCGGGTTGCACCACCTCATCTGGGAGGTCGTCGACAACTCCGTCGACGAGGCGATGGCCGGGTACTGCACCCGCATCGGGATCACGCTGCTCGCCGACGGCGGCTGCCGGGTCGACGACAACGGCCGGGGCATCCCGGTCGACCCCTATCCCACCGGCCCGCACAAGGGCAAGAGCGCGGCCGAGGTCGTCGTCACCGTGCTCCACGCCGGCGGCAAGTTCGGCGGCGAGGGATACAAGGTGTCCGGCGGGCTCCACGGCGTGGGCGTCAGCGTGGTCAATGCGTTGTCCGAGCGGTTCGTGATCGAGATCGACCGCGGCGGGCGGCGATTCCGCCAGGAGTACGCGAAGGGCGGTAAGCCCCAGGGCAAGCTCGAAGACGTCGGCGCCACCCCGGCGAGGGGACGCGCCACCGGCACCACCGTCGTGTTCTGGCCCGATCCGACGATCTTCATGGCCGAGGGCACCGAGTTCGTCGCGCGCACGGTGCTCGAGCGCCTGCAGACGATGGCCTTCTTGAACCGGGGTCTCGAGATCGTGTTCACCGACGAGCGCGCCGAGCGTGAGCAGACGCAGACCTTCCAGTACAAGGGCGGCATCGTCGACTTCGTGAAGCATCTGAACGCCACGAAGGAGCCGCTCTTTTCGAAGGTGTGCAGCTACGAAGACGACGAGGCCGCCGAGGGCATGCAGCTCGACATCGCGATGCAGTGGAACACCGGCTACCACGAGGGCATCCACGGCTACGCGAACGGCATCTCCACCACCGAGGGTGGCATGCACGTCGAAGGCTTCAAGACCGCCCTCACGTCGGTGGTCAACAAGTACGCGCGGGCCAAGAACCTGCTGAAGGAGAAAGACGACAACCTCCTCGGCGAGGACATCCGCGAAGGCATCACCGCGATCGTCGCGGTCAAGCTGCGCGACCCCCAGTTCGAGGGCCAGACCAAGGCCAAGCTCGGCAACGTGCCGATGCGCTCGTTCGTGCAGAAGGCCACCAACGAGCGCCTGGTCGAATGGCTCGAGGAGAACCCCACCGAGGCGAACAAGGTGGTCAAGAAGGCCGCCGCCGCCGCGCAGGCCCGGGTCGCCGCGAAGAACGCCCGCAACGCGGTGCGCCGCAAGACGGCGCTGTCCGGTGCCGGCATGCCGGACAAGCTGAAGGACTGCTCCAGCGGCAACCCCGACGAGAGCGAGCTGTTCATCGTCGAGGGCGACTCCGCGGGCGGCACCGCCGTCGACGCCCGCGACCCGCGCACGCAGGCGATCCTGCCGATCCGCGGCAAGATCTTGAACGTCGAGCGGGCGCGGCTCGACAAGATGCTGAAGAACAACGAGATCCAGGCGCTGATCACCGCCATCGGCGGCGGGGTGGGCGAGGAGTTCGACGCCGGCCGGGCCCGCTACCACAAGGTGATCGCGCTCTGCGACGCCGACGTCGACGGCAGCCACATCCGCACCCTGTTGCTCACGTTCTTCTTCCGCCAGATGCGCCAACTGGTCGAGGCCGGCTACGTGTACATCGCCCAGCCGCCGCTCTACTCGACCGAGATCGGCAAGGAGAAGGTGTACCTGAAAGACGACGGCGCGAAGGCCAGGTTCATGGCCGAGCGCCCGAACCACAAGAAGGAGTTCGCCCGCCTGAAGGGCCTCGGCGAGATGGACTGGGAAGAGCTGAAGTCCACCACCATGGACCGCTCCACCCGCACCCTGCTGCAGGTCACCCTCGAAGAGGCCGCCCTCGCCGACGAGGTGACGAGCGTGCTCATGGGTGACGACGTGGAGAGCCGCAAGAACTTCATCACCACCAACGCCCGCGACGTGAAGAACCTCGACTTCTAGAGCAGATGAGCGACACACCGATCACCCCCGACGAAGGCCACGAGCCCGTCCAGCCGATCCAGCTCCACGACGAGATGGAGCGCAGCTTCCTCGACTACGCGATGTCGGTGATCATGGCGCGCGCGCTGCCCGACGTGCGCGACGGGCTGAAGCCGGTGCACCGCCGAATCATCTGGGACATGGAGCAACAGGGGTTCCGCCCCGACCGCCCGTTCGTGAAGTGCGCCCGAGTCACGGGCGACACCATGGCCCGCTACCACCCCCACGGCAACTCGGCCATCTACGACGCTTTGGTGCGCATGGCCCAGCCGTTCTCGCTGCGCCACCCGCTGATCGACTTCCACGGCAACTACGGCAGCCCCGACTTCGGTCCGGCGGCCGAGCGCTACACCGAGTCGCGCCTGCACCCGCTCGCGATGCAGCTCCTCGCCGACATCGACGAGGACACCGTCGACATGGTGCCGAACTACGACGGCACCACCGAGGAGCCGAAGGTGCTGCCGGCGCGGTTCCCGAACCTGCTCGTCAACGGCAGCCAGGGGATCGCGGTCGGCATGGCGACCAACATCCCGCCCCACAACCTGGGCGAAGTGATCGACGCCGTCGTCCATCTCATCGACAACCCCGATGCGACCCCGGACGACCTGATGCAGTTCGTGAAGGGCCCCGACTTCCCGACCGGGGGCTCGATCCTCGGCCGGGCGGGCATCATCGACGCCTACCGCACCGGCCGGGGGAGCGTGAAGATGCGCGCCTCGGCAGAGATCGTCGAGGCCAAGCGCGGCGGGATGCAGATCGTCGTCTCCGAGCTGCCCTATCAGACGAGCTGCTCGGCCATCGCTGCCCGCATCCAAGACCTCGTCGACGGCGGCGACCTCGAGGGCATCGCCGACGTCAACGACAACTCCGCCGGCGGAAAGACGAACCTGCTCATCACGTTGAAGCGCGACGCCAACGCGAACGTGGTGCTCAACAACTTGTTCAAGATGACCCAGCTGCAGACGAGCTTCGCGATCAACATGGTCGCGCTGGTCGACAGCGTGCCCCGGCTGGTCAACCTGCGTGACGCGCTCGTCGGCTACGTGCGGCACCAGGTCGAGGTCATCCAGCGCCGCTCGCAGTTCCGCCTCGACAAGGCGCAGCGGCGCGAGCACGTCCTCGAGGGGCGGCTGAAGGCGCTCGACGTCATCGACCAGATCATCGCCGTCATCCGCGCGAGCGACGACGCGGGCGCCGCGAAGGAAGCGCTGATGTCGCCGCCGTTCGAGTTCTCCGAGATCCAGGCGATCGACATCCTCGACATGCAGCTGCGCCAGCTCACGCGGCTCAGCCGGATCGACATCGAGACCGAGATCGCCGACGTGCGCGAGCGCATCGCCGAGCTGCAGTCGATCCTGGCCGACGACGCCAAGCTGCGCACGGTGATCAAAGACGAGATCCTCGCGATCAAGGAATCCTTCGCGAAGCCGCGGGTGTGCAAGCTCACCCACGACACCGGCGACATGGCCATCGAAGACCTCGTCGAGGACAAAGAGCTCGTCGTCGTGATGACCGAGGCGCAGTACGTCAAGTCCGTGTCCGCCGGTTCGTTCAAGAACCAGGGGCGCGGCGGACGCGGGGTCAGTGGCGCCAAGCTGAAGACCGACGACCTCGTGCGCCACGTGATCTTCACCACGGCGCACGCCTACCTGCTGTTCTTCTCCAACCGGGGCCGGGTCTACCGGCTGCGGGCGATGGACATCCCCGAGCGAGAGCGCACGGCGAAGGGGATGCCGATCGTCAACCTGCTGCCGCTGCAGCCCGGCGAGACGATCCAGGCGATCATCGACACCCGCGACTTCGCAGGGGAGCGCTACCTGTTCTTCGCCACGCGCCAGGGCACGGTGAAGAAGACCGCGTTCAACGAGTACGACAACGGTCGCCGCGACGGCCTGATCGCGCTCAACCTGCGTGACGGCGACGAGCTGGTGCGGGTGATCGAGACGAGCGGCACCGACGACATCTTCATGGTGTCGCGCATGGGCACCACCATCCGCTTCTCCGAGGACGAGGTGCGCCCCATGGGGCGGGCCGCGGCCGGCGTGCGGGGGATGAGGCTGAGAGCCGGTGACGAGCTCGTGTCTGTCGACGTGGCGAAGGACGACACCGCGATCTTGATGGTCACCGAGGCCGGGTACGGCAAGCGCACCCAGCTCGACCGCTTCAACCGCCAGGGCCGCGGTGGCCAAGGTGTGATCGGCATCAAGCTGACGGGCAAGAAGGGCCACGTGGTGGCCGCGTTCATGGTGGGTCTCGACGACGAGATCGTCGCCGTGTCCTCCGGTGGGGTGACCATCCGGATGTCGGTGCGCCAGATCTCGAGCCAGGGACGCGAAGCCACGGGCGTGCGGGTGATGAGCCTCGACGAGGGCCAGACGGTGGCCTCGGTCGCGGCGATCCTCGCGAGCGACGACGACGAAGACTGAGCAGAGCGTGCGGCGCGCCCGTCTCGTCCCGACCGCCGATGCCGGCCAGGCTTCCGTGCTCGTCGTCGGGCTGGTCGCTGTCGCCGCGGCGCTCACCGTCGCGCTCGGCCATGTCGCGGGCGGCGCCGTCGACGACGCAGCGGCTCAGCATGCCGCTGACGCCGCTGCCCTCGCGGGTGCGGCGTCGGGTGCGGGTGAGGCCGAGCGGGTCGCGGCTGCGAACGGCGCGGTGCTCGTCAGCGTGAGCTCCGTCGGGGGCGACGTGATCGTCACCGTCGAAGTGCACGGCCGGCGCGCCACAGCGCGCGCCAGCACGTCTCCGTAGACACGCGGGCGTCGCGGGGGTGCCCTACGGGGGCGCCAGGCGGTGCTCTACGCTCGTTCACGATGGCCGACCTGCACGACGACGGGCCCGGCGCCGTACCGGCGCCCCAGCGCCCGCGCCGTCGTCGTTCGGGGATCAGCACCGATCGCGACGCGGCTCGGCCCCGCCGGCCCGACCCGGGCATCGCCGACGCGTCCGGAGGGATTCCCCGCCCCAGCCGCCGGGCGGTGACCACGGTCGCCGAGCCGACCGGGTCCGGCAATGGCGACGACCCGACCGTTCCGGGATGGGTGAACGAACCTTCCCGACCGGCGGCGGTGGTGGTCGGGGCTGGCGGCACCCGTGGCGCGGCCCGGGTGAGCGCCCGTGCCGAACCCGAGCCGCTCGTCATCGTGCCCGCGGTCGTGCCCGACGGCGAGACCGACCGCAGCGGAGAAGCTGGCGAGATCGCCCAGCCGACGACCGGCGGCGGAACCACCCCACCCGGCGTCGCCACCGAAGCGCCACCACGCCCGGCCGCGCCACGGCGTCAGCTGCAGTTGCCCCGTAGGGCGCGCGTGCGGCGGGTGACGAGGGTGATCCGCTACGTCGACCCGTGGGGGGTGTTCAAGATCGCCCTCATGTTCAACCTCGTCGGCTACGCGACGACGATGCTGTCCGGGGTGCTTCTCTGGAACGTCGCCCACGCGACCGGGACGGTCGACAACGTCGAGCGCTTCATGGAGAGCTTCGGCTGGGAGACGTTCGAGTTCAACGGCGGGGAGATCTTCCACGCCGCCTGGATCATCGGGCTGTTCGCCGTGGTCGGCCTCACCGGTCTGGCCGTGCTCGCGGCGGCGACGTTCAACCTCGTCACCGACTTGGTCGGCGGGATCCGGGTGACCGTGCTCGAAGAGGAGCTGGTCGCGATCCCCGCCCGACGCTGGCTGCGCCCTGCCCCGCAGCGGGTCGAGCCGGTGACGAGTGCGACGGCGGTGGTGGCCGACGGGGGCGACCAAGCGGTGCCTTCGACCGCAGCAGTGGCCGAAGCAGCCATCCCCGCCGCCGACGCCGGGTTCGAGGAGCCTGACGCGGTCGACGATCCCGGCGTGGACCCGTGGATCGTGTCCGCCGCGGAGGACGGTTGAGCTACTCGCCCCATGGCCGATATCGTGAGCCGGCCCCCGGGGCTATAGCTCAGTCGGTTAGAGCGCATCCCTGATAAGGATGAGGTCGCAAGTTCGATTCTTGCTAGCCCCACGGTGAAGACCTTGCGTCGGGCGCTGATGGCGCTTTCCATGGCCGGCATCATCGCCGGCACTCTGCGGCTACGCGGACGCGGCGGGGTTCCGCCCCAGCGCGGCGGCTGGCGCGAGCTGTCCCGGCCGCGGTGAGCGTTCCCGCCGTGTCACACGAACCGCTTCCGGCGGTGCGCGTTCCCCGGGGCCGCATCGGACTCGTCGGCCTGGGGGCGGTGGGTGCTCGCGTTGCCCGCCAGCTCGCCCCCGCAGTCGGCCCGCTGCCGGTCAGCGAGCTGCGTCCGGGGCTGACCGCCGCGCTCGGGCGCGATCTGCCTCTCGCAGCGGTCACGCCCGACGAGCTGGACCTCGTCGACCTCGTCGTCCTCGCCCATCCGGCCCCCCACCTGGCGCTGGCCGAGCGGTTCTTGCGGCGCGGTGTACACGTCGTGTCCACCTCCGACGACCTCGCGGACGTCACCGAACTGCTCGAGCTGGACGACCTCGCGGCGGCCCATGGGGCGTGCCTCGTCGTCGGCGCCGCGAGCTCCCCCGGGCTGTCGGGTCTGATCGCTGCCGAGCTGGCCTCTCGGCTCGACTCCGTCGACGAGTTGCACGTGGCGGTGCACGGCACGGGTGGGCCGTCGTGCGCGCGCCAGCACCACCGCATCCTCGGCGGCACGGCGCTTGGTTGGCACGACGGGCAGTGGCTGCGCCGTGCCGGCGGCAGCGGGCGTGAGCTGTGCTGGTTCCCCGAACCGATCGGTGGTCGCGACTGCTATCGCGCAGAGCTCGTCGACCCGATCGTGCTGCTGCGCGCGTTTCCGGACGTGGTCCGGATCAGCGCGCGGGTGTCTGCGACTCGGCGGGACCGGCTCACCGCCCGCCTGCCGATGCTGACGCCCCCGCACTCCGAAGGGGGCATCGGAGGGCTCCGGGTCGAGGTCCGTGGTTACGCCGGCGAGGCCCGCCGGACCGAGGTGGCCGGTGCGGCCGAGCGGGCGGCGGTCACCACCGCGGCAGTGGCGGCGACGATGGCCGCGTTCGTCGTCGACGGCTGCGCGGGGGCCGGGCCGGGCGTGGTGTGCCTGGGGGAGCAGCGATTGCCCCAGCGGGAGCTGCTCGACGACGTGCGGGCGAGGGGGATCGACGTGATGGAGTTCGCCGAGCCCGAGCAATGACCGAAGAAGTGCACGCTGTCGCCGCCCGGCGCCTCGGCCGGGACGGCCACCGGTACACCGCTGCCAGGCGCCTGCTCGTCGAGGTGCTGTCCGGAGCGGAGCACCCGTTGCCGATCCCGGAGATCCTGCACGCCGGTCGGGGGCTGGCGCAGAGCTCGGTGTACCGCAACCTCGACGTGCTGGAGCGCTCCGGAGTGGTGACGAAGGTGATCACGACGGGGGAGTGGGCGTGCTTCGAGTTGGCCGAGGAGCTGACCGGTCACCACCACCACCTCATCTGCGCGGAGTGCGGTGCGGTGCGTGACATCGTCGTGCCCCACGACGTCGAGGCCGTGCTGAGCGGAGCGCTCGCCTCGATGGCGGCCGCGGAGGGCTTCGTCGTCACGCACCACCGCCTCGACCTCGTCGGCCGCTGCGCGCAGTGCCCGGGCGCCTCTCCCGCGAAGTGCGATATGTCGTGACAGACGGGTGCACTGAGATATCGCACTTCCGCCCGGGCCGCGCGAAGTGCGATATGTCGTGACAGACGGGTGCTCTGAGATATCGCACTTCCGGCCCGCCCGGCCGGGCGATCGGGGGCGGTCAGGTCTGCCGGTGGGGCTCCTCGAGGCGGGAGTGAAGGCGCTCGACCGCCGCTGTCAGCCGCTCGATCTCGGCCACCAGACGATCGCCTTGGCCGCCGTCACGGGAATCGGGAAGGTGCTCCTTCAGGTCTTCTGAGGTGACGACGTCGGCAAGCGCGATGCGCACGCCGGCGATCTCGCGGGCGAGGAACTGCGTGTCGGCCTGGGTGCGCTCGGCGACCCGGCGGTCCAGCTCGGACTGCCCCCGGTCGCGCTCTTCCTGGCGGTTCTGGGCGAGCAGGATGAGCGGCGCGGCGTAAGACGCCTGGAGCGAGAGCACCAGGGTGAGCAGCACCAGCCCTCGGCCCCAGGGGTCGAAGCGCCACGAGTCGGGGACGACGAGGTTCCAGGTGATCCAGACGACGATCACCCCCGTCTGGAACACGAGGTAGCGGGCGGTGCCGAGGTAGCGGGCGATGCCTTCGGAGAACTGCCCGAACGCGTTGGGGTCGTAGTGCACGCCGAGTCGGCGTCGCTGGCGCGGCGTGGTCAGGTCTTCGCGTCGCTTCATCGTGCACCTCCTTTCGCGCTGGCGTTGGCTGG encodes:
- a CDS encoding DUF721 domain-containing protein, whose amino-acid sequence is MADDFRPLTEGLEAVMRSLRGGDRRTTATVFGRWAELVGDQIAGHARPVKLDEGRLVVDVDEPGWATQLRFMEHDLIARLRGEGGLAVDSLDVRVRRR
- a CDS encoding type IIA DNA topoisomerase subunit B translates to MSTDHRKPSADYGAKDIQVLEGLDPVRKRPGMYIGSTGLAGLHHLIWEVVDNSVDEAMAGYCTRIGITLLADGGCRVDDNGRGIPVDPYPTGPHKGKSAAEVVVTVLHAGGKFGGEGYKVSGGLHGVGVSVVNALSERFVIEIDRGGRRFRQEYAKGGKPQGKLEDVGATPARGRATGTTVVFWPDPTIFMAEGTEFVARTVLERLQTMAFLNRGLEIVFTDERAEREQTQTFQYKGGIVDFVKHLNATKEPLFSKVCSYEDDEAAEGMQLDIAMQWNTGYHEGIHGYANGISTTEGGMHVEGFKTALTSVVNKYARAKNLLKEKDDNLLGEDIREGITAIVAVKLRDPQFEGQTKAKLGNVPMRSFVQKATNERLVEWLEENPTEANKVVKKAAAAAQARVAAKNARNAVRRKTALSGAGMPDKLKDCSSGNPDESELFIVEGDSAGGTAVDARDPRTQAILPIRGKILNVERARLDKMLKNNEIQALITAIGGGVGEEFDAGRARYHKVIALCDADVDGSHIRTLLLTFFFRQMRQLVEAGYVYIAQPPLYSTEIGKEKVYLKDDGAKARFMAERPNHKKEFARLKGLGEMDWEELKSTTMDRSTRTLLQVTLEEAALADEVTSVLMGDDVESRKNFITTNARDVKNLDF
- the gyrA gene encoding DNA gyrase subunit A, which translates into the protein MSDTPITPDEGHEPVQPIQLHDEMERSFLDYAMSVIMARALPDVRDGLKPVHRRIIWDMEQQGFRPDRPFVKCARVTGDTMARYHPHGNSAIYDALVRMAQPFSLRHPLIDFHGNYGSPDFGPAAERYTESRLHPLAMQLLADIDEDTVDMVPNYDGTTEEPKVLPARFPNLLVNGSQGIAVGMATNIPPHNLGEVIDAVVHLIDNPDATPDDLMQFVKGPDFPTGGSILGRAGIIDAYRTGRGSVKMRASAEIVEAKRGGMQIVVSELPYQTSCSAIAARIQDLVDGGDLEGIADVNDNSAGGKTNLLITLKRDANANVVLNNLFKMTQLQTSFAINMVALVDSVPRLVNLRDALVGYVRHQVEVIQRRSQFRLDKAQRREHVLEGRLKALDVIDQIIAVIRASDDAGAAKEALMSPPFEFSEIQAIDILDMQLRQLTRLSRIDIETEIADVRERIAELQSILADDAKLRTVIKDEILAIKESFAKPRVCKLTHDTGDMAIEDLVEDKELVVVMTEAQYVKSVSAGSFKNQGRGGRGVSGAKLKTDDLVRHVIFTTAHAYLLFFSNRGRVYRLRAMDIPERERTAKGMPIVNLLPLQPGETIQAIIDTRDFAGERYLFFATRQGTVKKTAFNEYDNGRRDGLIALNLRDGDELVRVIETSGTDDIFMVSRMGTTIRFSEDEVRPMGRAAAGVRGMRLRAGDELVSVDVAKDDTAILMVTEAGYGKRTQLDRFNRQGRGGQGVIGIKLTGKKGHVVAAFMVGLDDEIVAVSSGGVTIRMSVRQISSQGREATGVRVMSLDEGQTVASVAAILASDDDED
- a CDS encoding DUF3566 domain-containing protein is translated as MADLHDDGPGAVPAPQRPRRRRSGISTDRDAARPRRPDPGIADASGGIPRPSRRAVTTVAEPTGSGNGDDPTVPGWVNEPSRPAAVVVGAGGTRGAARVSARAEPEPLVIVPAVVPDGETDRSGEAGEIAQPTTGGGTTPPGVATEAPPRPAAPRRQLQLPRRARVRRVTRVIRYVDPWGVFKIALMFNLVGYATTMLSGVLLWNVAHATGTVDNVERFMESFGWETFEFNGGEIFHAAWIIGLFAVVGLTGLAVLAAATFNLVTDLVGGIRVTVLEEELVAIPARRWLRPAPQRVEPVTSATAVVADGGDQAVPSTAAVAEAAIPAADAGFEEPDAVDDPGVDPWIVSAAEDG
- a CDS encoding transcriptional repressor codes for the protein MTEEVHAVAARRLGRDGHRYTAARRLLVEVLSGAEHPLPIPEILHAGRGLAQSSVYRNLDVLERSGVVTKVITTGEWACFELAEELTGHHHHLICAECGAVRDIVVPHDVEAVLSGALASMAAAEGFVVTHHRLDLVGRCAQCPGASPAKCDMS
- a CDS encoding DUF1003 domain-containing protein encodes the protein MKRREDLTTPRQRRRLGVHYDPNAFGQFSEGIARYLGTARYLVFQTGVIVVWITWNLVVPDSWRFDPWGRGLVLLTLVLSLQASYAAPLILLAQNRQEERDRGQSELDRRVAERTQADTQFLAREIAGVRIALADVVTSEDLKEHLPDSRDGGQGDRLVAEIERLTAAVERLHSRLEEPHRQT